CGAATGATCGCAACGGCCCGCTCGACCTGCCGAATCTGCTCTCCTACGCGATGGGCCGCAATCCGCTCTCCGCCGTGCCCGGGGATCTCCCCGCTCTCGCCAAGCCTCCCGCCGGCAACCGCGCCACCTTCCGCTACCGCCGTGCGAAAAATGCACCTGGTGTCACCCTCGCGCCACAGATTTCCTCCGCCCTAGATTCATGGAACCAGGCGAGCATCCTCGCCAGCAAGATCATTCAAGACGGTGGCGATTGGGAAATGGTGGAGATCGAAGTCGCCGCTCCGCCCCACGGGCCGTTATTTTTCCGTCTGAAAGCCACGGAGCCATAGGGAATATCATACCATCCGTGGCACATTGGTGGCGGAAAATCGCAACCATTCACCTCGTCGTGATGGCACATCCATCGCTACGGAAGAGTGACAAGCTCTGGTGGCCGGCCTTGGGCCGATCAGCCGGTGACTGAGGTCAGGAAACCAAGTCCAGCGCGCCGCCATCTGACAGCGCCGTGTTGCCGAAGCTCTGGAGATCGTGGCCCATGGCCTTGGCGATGGTCATCCACAGGCGGTTGTGAGGCACCTTGTCCAGCACTAGCGAACGGCCCATGGTGAAGTCGCCGCCACCGCCGAGGAGCACCATCGGGATGTCGTCCAGGGTGTGGCTGTTGCCCTTGCCGAGTTCATTGGTCCAGACGAGCAGCGTGTTGTCCAGCATGCTGCCCTGTCCGCCAGGCTCGGGAGTGTCGGCCAGGCGCTTCGCGAGGTAGGCGAACTCTCCGGCGAACCAGAGGTTGATCTTCTCCAGCTTCGCCTGCGCGTCCGCGTTGTTGTCCGGCTCGTGGGAAAGCGTGTGGTGGCCTTCCTGCACGCCCAGCCAGTTCATGCGGGCCTCACCCACGGAGCGCATGTATTGCAGCGTGGCCACGCGGGCCATGTCGTTGGCGAAGGAGTTCACCAGCAGGTCGATCTGCATGCGGGAGATCTGCGGCGTATTGTCGTTGACCAGCTCGATGGTCGGGTCGATCTCCGGCATCGGGTGGCCCATGTCCTTCTGCTGGCTCTGGCGGGCGATCTCGCCCTCCATCTCGCGCACCAGGTTCATGTGCTCATCCAGCAGGGCACGGTCCTCGCTGCTGAGCTTGGTGGAAATGCGCTTGAGGTCGCCGCTCACGTGATCGAGCACGCTGACGAGACCCTCCTTGTCCTGCATCTTGCCATACAGCTTGCCGAGCATCTGGGAAGGATCGTCGATCGGGGCGACGGGCTTGTTGGCGCCGGCATAGGACATCCTGGTCCATGGGTCCGCGCGCTTTGGCACGGCCACGCCGAACTCCAGCGAGCCGAAGCGCGTCTGCGTCTCCGCCTTGCCCTGGAGGAAATTCTTGATCTCCTGGTCGATGGAGATGCCGCTGGCCCAGCCGGCCGGGGTGTCGGATCCACCCTGGATGTTGCCGGGGGCGAGTTCCGTCGCGGTCAGGAGGCAGGACATGCCGCGCATGTGGCGGTCGCCGTCACCCTGGATCTTGTTATAGACGCCCTTCAGGAGGAGGGTCTTGTCACGGAACGGGGCGAGCGGCTCAAGGATCGACTTGAACTGGAAATCATTGCCCACCGCGTCCGGCCAGAATTTCTCCTGAACCGTGCCGTTCGGGGAGAACATGATCACCAGCCGCTTCTTGCGCGGTGCTGCACCCTGGTTGCCATAGAGGCTGCCCAGTCCGCCAATGAAGGGCAGGGCTGCGGCGGAGATACCGAGGTGGCGGAGGAAATCGCGGCGTGGGATGGAGGTCATGGCGGGTGGGGCGGTGAAAAAGTGATGGGAACGGTTGGGAGGCGTGAGCCGGTGGTTTATTCCAGGAAAGTGATGGGATTCGTTCAGTTCGAGGCGGTTTCTTTCGGCGGAGCAGGTTGCATGCCTTGGGTCGTCGCGATGAGGGCGGACTCCACCAGCATGTCCCGCACATTATAGCCCCGCTCGGCGAACTTTTGGACGAGATTCTTCTCGGTATCCTTGCCGAAGGCGGCCAGCGGCTGCTTGTTGGTGTGGTGGAAGAGGTGCTTGATGAAGGTCTTCTTCGCGGTGTCGCTGCCGATGGCGAAGGCGGCGATGTCCTTCGGCGAGGCGATGCGGATGGTGCCGCCGTTGTCGTCCGGGTAATCGCTGGCCGTGTTGATCGGCTTGTTGTTGTCCATTTCCCGCCAGCGGCCGACGGCGTCATACTGCTCGAGGGCGAAGCCAAGGGGGTTGATCTCAGAGTGGCAGCCCATGCACGCGGCGGAGCGGGTGGCGTCCGTCACCTTTTCACGCATGGTCCAGCTCGGGTCAAAGTGGGCGTCCTTGAACTCCACGGCCTCCGGCGGGGGTTTGAGCGCGCGGCCTACGATGCTGCGGGTCAGGAAAACGCCACGGTGGATGGGCGAGGTGTCCTTGAAGTAGGCGAAGGAGGTCAGCAGGTAGGGATGGGTCAGCACCCCGGCGCGCTGGCTGCCCTCGAAGGCCACTTTCTTGAAGTCAGGGCCGACGGGATCTTTCTTGTAGAAAGCGGCGAGCCGGTCGTTGAGCACCATGTAGTCCGCGCTCAGGAGCCTCCGGTAGTCGCCGGAATCGTTCCAGACGATGTCATCGATGAAGAAGGTGAGCGAGCGGCGGAGATCGGAGAGCACCGCTTCGTTGAGATCCGGATAGGTCTTCGAATCCTTGGCGATGTTGTGGATGTCCTTCATTTCCAGCCAATGGTGGAAGAAGCCGTGGAGTTTTTCCTTTGCCCGTGGGTCCCACAGCATGCCGTTTGCGTAGGAGCGGATCTCCTCCTGGGTGCCGAGCTTGCCTTCGTTCGCCCTGCGGAACAGGTCCCGGCTGGGGACGGAGTCCCACATGGTCAGCGCGAGGCGGGAGGCGATGACCTGCTGGCTCGGTTTTTCCTCCTCGGAGGCGGATGGGTAGAGGAACCGCGGGGAGGTCAGGATCGCCAGCACCACTCGCTTGATGGCGATGTCCGGTTTGTCCGGGGTCGCGGCGAAGCGGGCTTCGATGAGGGAGTTGTATTCCTCGTCGGAGAGGTTCTGGCGGAAGGCGATGGAGGCGACGCCACGGAAGTAGCTCTTGATCTTGGGGATCCGCTCCGGGTCGTCCTTTTTCGTCCACATGAACGAATCGAGGCGCTCCGCGATGACGTCGGCGGCGCTCATGGAGGCGTTGGTGACGGAGTCGAACCAGGCCTTCGAGATGGAGGTGCCACGGGGATAGCCGTCGCTGGAGTCGTCCGCCGGGAATGGCGTGGAAACCACAAGGGTTTCCCGCGTTGAGTAGGGGACCAGATTGCGCTGGGGGATGATCTCCAGCACGCCGTTCGGTGCTTTCCAGAGCAGTTCGATGGAGGACGCCTTTTCCTTGAACTTGAAGTGCTCGAGGATGATTGGATAGGAGCGGCCGCCGAGCAGGAAGATGGTGCCTTTTTCCTCCCGGATGTCCGGTCCGGAGCTGACCCAGCCGTCGATGATGGGGTCGCGCCAGTTGTTGACGTGGAGCCGGACCCCGTTCTGGGATTTGATGACGAACTCATACACGCCGGTTTCCTCGGCGATGACCGAGCCTTCCCATCTGGAGGAGTATTCGTCGCTCGGCAGGACCTCCGGGACCGGGCTTTGCTCGCCCCAGTTGAAGGAAATGCGCCCGTCCTTCCGCATGACGGTGTTGCGGCCTCCGCCCATGCCCTGGAGGGCGGTAACTCCCTTGCTGGTGAAGCGGACGCTCAGGCCGCGCTCCTTCGACCATACCGGCTGGAAGTCGGCGAACAGATCCGCCACCGAGTTCCTGAACTGGGCGGCGGTGAGCCGGGAAAAGCTCTGCTTGACCGGTGGGGTGGACTTTTCCCGAGCCGCCTCGGAGTAGAACGCATGGTAGATGTAGTCGGCCACCTGGGCGGACTGCTCCGCATCCAGAAGCTCCTCCTCATCCTCCGGCATGGTCCGGTCGATGCGCTTGGCGAGGGACGCCAGCGTCCTGTCGCCATGGAGGGGGTCGTCATATT
The nucleotide sequence above comes from Akkermansiaceae bacterium. Encoded proteins:
- a CDS encoding DUF1552 domain-containing protein, with amino-acid sequence MTSIPRRDFLRHLGISAAALPFIGGLGSLYGNQGAAPRKKRLVIMFSPNGTVQEKFWPDAVGNDFQFKSILEPLAPFRDKTLLLKGVYNKIQGDGDRHMRGMSCLLTATELAPGNIQGGSDTPAGWASGISIDQEIKNFLQGKAETQTRFGSLEFGVAVPKRADPWTRMSYAGANKPVAPIDDPSQMLGKLYGKMQDKEGLVSVLDHVSGDLKRISTKLSSEDRALLDEHMNLVREMEGEIARQSQQKDMGHPMPEIDPTIELVNDNTPQISRMQIDLLVNSFANDMARVATLQYMRSVGEARMNWLGVQEGHHTLSHEPDNNADAQAKLEKINLWFAGEFAYLAKRLADTPEPGGQGSMLDNTLLVWTNELGKGNSHTLDDIPMVLLGGGGDFTMGRSLVLDKVPHNRLWMTIAKAMGHDLQSFGNTALSDGGALDLVS
- a CDS encoding DUF1592 domain-containing protein; its protein translation is MECHGQNGEGVKNKYDDPLHGDRTLASLAKRIDRTMPEDEEELLDAEQSAQVADYIYHAFYSEAAREKSTPPVKQSFSRLTAAQFRNSVADLFADFQPVWSKERGLSVRFTSKGVTALQGMGGGRNTVMRKDGRISFNWGEQSPVPEVLPSDEYSSRWEGSVIAEETGVYEFVIKSQNGVRLHVNNWRDPIIDGWVSSGPDIREEKGTIFLLGGRSYPIILEHFKFKEKASSIELLWKAPNGVLEIIPQRNLVPYSTRETLVVSTPFPADDSSDGYPRGTSISKAWFDSVTNASMSAADVIAERLDSFMWTKKDDPERIPKIKSYFRGVASIAFRQNLSDEEYNSLIEARFAATPDKPDIAIKRVVLAILTSPRFLYPSASEEEKPSQQVIASRLALTMWDSVPSRDLFRRANEGKLGTQEEIRSYANGMLWDPRAKEKLHGFFHHWLEMKDIHNIAKDSKTYPDLNEAVLSDLRRSLTFFIDDIVWNDSGDYRRLLSADYMVLNDRLAAFYKKDPVGPDFKKVAFEGSQRAGVLTHPYLLTSFAYFKDTSPIHRGVFLTRSIVGRALKPPPEAVEFKDAHFDPSWTMREKVTDATRSAACMGCHSEINPLGFALEQYDAVGRWREMDNNKPINTASDYPDDNGGTIRIASPKDIAAFAIGSDTAKKTFIKHLFHHTNKQPLAAFGKDTEKNLVQKFAERGYNVRDMLVESALIATTQGMQPAPPKETASN